A region of the Vigna unguiculata cultivar IT97K-499-35 chromosome 9, ASM411807v1, whole genome shotgun sequence genome:
GGGGTGGTTGGTTAGAAGGAGTGAATGGGGAAAgtagagagaagaagaggatGGTTCTTTCACTTTCACATTCACATTAAGATTCACAGTTCATACCCACCCACCACCACGCACCACCactatcttttctttacttttctttctttcatttcattaatTCATCGATTCCCCCGGTAAGAAGGCGAATGGGAACATAAAGACAAGACCAGAAGGATGAGGACAAAATTGTCCATCACATAAAAGAATCCAAACGCATTCATTTCTCTCTTTGTCGTCTTCGAAAACCATCAAAAGCAGGTGCACCCCCCTAACCTTAACCTTTACTTCACCTGCCCCATTACCCCCATCCCTTCTCTTCCCACCAAAACCCAACTCTCTCAATTCCGTTACCGTTATCTTCTCACTCCCATTTATTtattctccttctctttctccCCTTTTCCTCCTCCTCTATCAAGCGCCTCACTTTCTGCCACCGCCACACACCTCCCACAAAACCCtctttccctttctttttctttttctcaccGATGAAGCGTCCACTTCCATCCGCCACCGCCCACCACGACGAGACCAAGATGAAGAAGGCCAAGGCCGTGTTGGTGGAGGATGAAGAGGAGGAGGTGGAGCGCGTGGAGGGGTTGGGGCGTTTCGACGACAACCTGCTGTTCGAAGTTCTGAAGCACGTGGACGCGCGTACGCTGGCGATGGCGGGGTGTGTGAACAAACAGTGGCACAAGACCGCGCAGGATGAGAGGCTGTGGGAACTGATCTGCACGAAGCAGTGGGCAAACACTGGATGTGGGGAACAACAGCTACGATCGGTGGTCCTTGCCCTCGGCGGCTTCCGTCGCCTTCACGCGCTTTATCTCTTTCCTCTCTCCAAGCCTCAAacatcttcttcatcttcatcatcctcATCATCATCTCCCTGGGGTCCCACCATCCCCCAGGTCATTCGAGCGAAGCCCCTTCGTTTGGGGAAGGACGAGGTTCACCTCTCTCTTTCGCTTCTCTCCATTCGCTACTACGAGAAGATGAATTTCAATAACCGGACCAGATGATTCCTTATTATTCCACTATCCATGATCCATAATCCGTAATCCATTCGATGTGTTACCTTTTTCTAAACCTAATTTCGGCTTTcgaccctttttttttcttctttttatttggtgCGATTTTTAGATTTCAGTTGCCAGATCTGCTTTTAATTCAGGCAATTAGTCTAAGGTGGATGTGTTTTGTAACCTGTATGTATGTACTTTGAtttgattaataatataatatatatgaatattggaATGTATTTGTATCTCCATGGTGTTATGATTATGATgatgttttaaatttcttgtTTTGGGGGTTGGAAAAATAGATTAGGGCGTGGATCTGAGTGGAAAAGGGGATTTGGGAGTGTACGTAAGAAGAATTTGGGTATGGTGGGGGGAATTGCCGAAAGGAGTGGAAGGAGGAGTGATTGGCGGTTCTGATGGTGTTTTTTCCGAATAGGCACAAGGAGACAGAGGCTGAGGTTTTCTTGTTCCGTAATAAATGTCTGCTACTGCCTATGTTTTCTGGCTCTTACTTCGGCCCAATGGGTAAAAGACACACGAATGCGTTTAATATGTCATTAGGAGCTTTTTATGTTATCATGCACCAGTAGCTTAGGGTGCTTCTGAACTAGAGAAGGCATCTCgtatttttataatcttttatggAGTCGTAGAGAGAGTGTATCGTCTGTATTATATCGTGTGCTTCGATGACTTTGTCTTTGTTGTATAATGGAGTTTGTCTAACGTTGCAGTTATGATTCATGAATTTGATGATGAACGATTGAGCTAAAATGGTTCTGTGTGCTCAATGATCAGAGCAATTTGTTGGAAGCAACATACATAATACTGTTTTGTGGATTCAGATGACACTTGGTTAATATTTCATTTGGAGTTTTATATGTTATCATGCACCCGTAGCTTAGGGTGGTCTGAACTAGAGAagcaattcatattttaatactCTCTCATGGAGTTGTAGAGAGAGCCTATAATCTGTATTATCTATGATGTGTGCTGGTTATGaacatattttgtaataattgcGTACTCTTGCTAGTCATTGCATTCTGAACTTATACTTTCCGTATAAATACAAACTTACCATGTGGAGTTAAGGTGTgatggaagaaaataaagatgaaaaaacaGTGGTTGAATAATTATGCAGAATTAGAGTCcagattcaaaacaaaaaagaatgtAGCAAATCATGCATCCTTATTGTTTCATTATTAAGCTTCTGTCGAGAGGGCTTAATATCATAAATGTttcgttattatttttttattatgaaatatagtTTTCGAGTGGTCTTAAGGAAGCAGTCCATTGATTCGCATGCGTTATACCCTGCTCTGTGTTTTTGTTAGAACATGATGACAAAGGTATCCTTGTTTGATGTCCATTGTAAGTCGACTATGTATAATGGAGTTTTGGGATAGTTAcgaacaaaaagataaaaaaatccaGCATCTGGGGCATGATGTTCTATTTTATCGGCTTCTCttgtaagaaaaaagaaactttATATTTCTTACCTGGATTTGTGGTGGAGGAATGGTTGTTTGTTCATTGTTCTTTTCATACCCACAAATTTGCAGAATGGCAGACGTTCATGTCCTTATCGCAATGTTTGGTACAGTTCTTATACCTTCTTCTCTGAAATTCCGAGAAAAATAGTACTAGAAACCTCAATGAAAACTCTTAATCTTGTGCTACTTGCTTTATTTGAATTGTGATTCCATTCCTCTTTCCCTCGACTCACTGACAATGCATTACATCTTATCTTGACTTGCATTACATCTTATCTTGACTTGGCTTTGGGTAATTCTATGTAGAGGTTGTATCTTTTGAGCATGAGAGTTTAAAAATCgacatttttttactattttgtaaTCAACAATCAATcatgttgttaaaaaaaaaaaacaattaatataaaatgaaactaAATAAGAATCTGAAATTTTTACGCGTTCCCTAAATAAGAAtctaaaaaattgatataaaatgaAACTTTAGAAAGGACACAGGAATGAGTTTGCACTTCTGTTGCCTCTGCAAAAGCCAAATTTTTTCTGGAGGGACGATATTTGTCGCTACGGGGATCCCTATTATTTGTTTTTCCCACTGTATTTTTTCATGCTTTATCAATATTGTAGTATTAGCTCCGTGAACTCAACAGAGACAGACACACTCTCTTGGACGAATATATTGTTTTTTCCTCCCCGCTTTTACTTACCATTCTTTCATGGGCGCTTACGTTACACTGTTTACAAAAACTCTGGCAGTGAATTAGGATTCGGAATTTGGGATGGTCAAGAATCCAAATGATGAAATCGGTTTTGTTGGATGAGTGCGATGAGACAATTTGGTCaactaaataataatactaacagGAACAACTATGTGTGTTCCTTTCTCATTAGGCATTAGCAACAGAAGCAATCCGTGTCCGATACTggttaacaaaattattttccagCGGTAATAATGACCTTACGGCGTTGTTGGTTGTGTTTGGTTGTCATTAAAAAAGCGTAACACATGATATGATGGGAGAAACTGTGAAAGactaaaaggaaaaattgtttaATGTTAGGTCAAACATCGTTTAGATTCTTTTGTTGCGAAAAAACGAAGCACGcagtagataaaaaaatagtgtGAATGAACCGACACGAGAGGCAGAGGTGTCACCCTAAATACTTTGAGAAGGAACCAACTAATGAGTTCCATGTGGTGAAGCCGTGGAATTCAAACATGGGAACTTGCTCCAACAACTTAGAGTTTGTGATTACAATTTAGAAAGAAACAATGGATTACCCACACCTTCTTCTCAGAGACATGAGTTTATTTTGGGAGAAGTTTTCTCTTCAACGTATCAACTTTTTTTCAATTGTCAGATTATCTTTTACTCAATTTTCTGATGTTCCCGTAATGTTTATATTGTTTAGATTTAACTTTTAACAGatgcaaataaatttaatgttgatctttttttcttttctaatatgttattatgtaataaaacaATTACCAGATGACTAAGGATGATGATAGGTCATGTTGGATcgaatttcaatttaaattcggtataatttgaatttaatattttaaaatttatattttattatttaacttatCGGTTCAGTCGAATTCGAGTTTATTGAATTACAGGTTAATACGATCAGATCTTTTGGATtgcaaatttatattaaagtaaatgcttttagtgaaaaaaataattttgttttgaataaatgatattcaTACAGTGAatctttaactaaaaaattgacattataatattaataattattattataatgaactataattttatataacttgCTActaatttctaataaaataatatcatattaaaaataatttaaaatttaaaatatatttataaatttataaatatcaaaatataaattcacGTTGAGTTGGATATTAATAAAGTTTCAATTTCTTCTATCATAGTTATTCATTTGAccagattttatttatttaatataatacgCTTATCAAATACAGTCCGATcacatattcaaatttatttgtatacgattttttttctcaaacctAAAGATGACAATGATACAGAACCACCTTATTCCATATCCATATTATAAATCTTATTTGTAAGTGcctatttacttttatttttagaatatgCTTAATAAAAgcattaacatatattaaacaaTTACATATATTCATAACtacttaaaatcaaattttctaaCATTCCATTTAgaagtttaaaattaataaaataaaatatttcattataatattcaaaataggTAACATAATGTATAAAGTGCATTAAACACgtcttacaaaaaataaaactaaaaaaatatatcatttatatattcaaactAAACCACAAAGCTTTATACAAATTAACAACTAGCTttctaagatattttattactcTTACCGATAGCTCTTAATTCTTAGAGGTCCCTCTAAACCTACAACTTCATTTGTTTTTACTAGAtagatgatcatcacaaaagaaagAGACAAACAATACAAGAA
Encoded here:
- the LOC114164488 gene encoding F-box protein GID2 codes for the protein MKRPLPSATAHHDETKMKKAKAVLVEDEEEEVERVEGLGRFDDNLLFEVLKHVDARTLAMAGCVNKQWHKTAQDERLWELICTKQWANTGCGEQQLRSVVLALGGFRRLHALYLFPLSKPQTSSSSSSSSSSSPWGPTIPQVIRAKPLRLGKDEVHLSLSLLSIRYYEKMNFNNRTR